From a single Paenibacillus sp. FSL W8-0426 genomic region:
- a CDS encoding DUF1266 domain-containing protein has product MSMTIPTWMGISLSLLSNFDAFQDYDYLAKNPHLWEETGRQSWTAPLELLHGLPSTKGLERAQIMGQISSYMWDNHRVRNGDDLKARLYDLLDNPSETCLSFENIRSKIRGCSFNVREQMLTNLKGKPEYDNYLIVNEYDLLIPLTGIRAYDFANASALCRLGMYQSMISEDEGNNWLQAIWNSTCKSYTNVEQFALSSAVGLLFENQGSRYEDILRRYYNALHHPQGYWSNLEWTPSLI; this is encoded by the coding sequence ATGAGCATGACTATTCCAACATGGATGGGAATTTCCTTAAGCCTTTTATCCAATTTTGATGCGTTTCAGGATTACGATTATTTGGCTAAAAACCCTCATTTATGGGAGGAGACGGGACGACAATCATGGACGGCACCATTAGAGTTATTACACGGACTGCCATCGACCAAAGGATTGGAACGTGCCCAGATTATGGGACAGATCAGCTCCTATATGTGGGATAATCATCGTGTACGTAACGGGGATGATCTTAAGGCTCGCTTATACGATTTGTTAGACAATCCCAGTGAAACTTGCCTTAGTTTTGAAAACATTCGTTCAAAAATCCGAGGTTGTTCCTTTAATGTGAGGGAACAGATGCTTACAAATTTAAAAGGAAAACCAGAGTATGATAACTACCTTATCGTCAATGAATACGACTTGCTGATTCCACTTACTGGTATTAGAGCCTATGACTTTGCCAATGCTTCTGCGCTTTGCAGACTAGGAATGTACCAGAGCATGATATCCGAAGATGAGGGTAACAATTGGCTGCAAGCGATATGGAATTCGACGTGTAAGTCCTACACTAACGTGGAACAATTCGCATTATCCAGTGCAGTGGGTCTTTTGTTTGAAAACCAAGGCAGCCGTTATGAAGACATACTGCGCCGTTATTATAACGCTCTTCATCATCCACAAGGATATTGGAGTAATCTTGAATGGACGCCTAGCCTAATATAG